One region of Dehalococcoidia bacterium genomic DNA includes:
- a CDS encoding ABC transporter substrate-binding protein has product MGRRLGSLLAVVAVVAAACAPAPQTAPAQTGGAQQPQERRAANQTLRVAQIGLPATLSPESSAANIALYSAIYDSMVWVDGKFNVLPRAAERWTQPEPTTWRFTLRRDLTFSNGDRLTAADVEFTLNLIVETRMPQMSQLTNLVGAKMVDDYTVDVMTRVPDASVVPGLLYAWIMPRNYYRSVGKDGFAVKPIGSGPYELVEFRANDIAVFRKRPTEHPYRKPIITDLIIRSITEQTQMVSGLRTGELDVVQGLLSPDIVEQIARTDAKIEYRTTSNISALISQPEMRMRDTPLQDKRVRWALNYAVNNEAIANTLFKGYAIPSAQLSVPNSPGWNDDLKPVYDPAMARRLLAEAGYPNGFRLPVGIEFTPQTVNPNLAAALQADLRAVGIEAAVTPYELAAFLDKYYGRNNQVKGDLFVQSTGDTNGFMTHAQGLYSCNNALHWWCNPEFDRLMQLANAELDVAKRGELMRRAVRVLYDDVAHVHLIISSVFHITSSKVRGFVWDNPAFFTYDDVYKVE; this is encoded by the coding sequence ATGGGTCGTCGTCTTGGCAGCCTGCTCGCGGTCGTGGCCGTCGTGGCTGCGGCGTGCGCGCCGGCCCCGCAAACTGCGCCCGCTCAGACTGGCGGCGCGCAGCAGCCTCAAGAACGTCGCGCCGCCAACCAGACGCTGCGCGTCGCTCAGATCGGCCTGCCGGCCACACTCAGCCCGGAGTCGTCTGCTGCGAACATCGCCCTCTACAGCGCGATCTACGACTCGATGGTTTGGGTGGACGGCAAGTTCAACGTCCTCCCTCGCGCTGCCGAGCGCTGGACCCAGCCCGAGCCGACCACCTGGCGGTTTACGCTCCGCCGCGACTTGACCTTCTCGAACGGCGACCGGCTGACTGCCGCTGACGTCGAGTTCACCCTGAACTTGATCGTCGAGACGCGCATGCCGCAGATGTCCCAGCTGACCAACTTGGTCGGCGCAAAGATGGTCGACGACTACACCGTCGACGTCATGACGCGCGTCCCGGACGCAAGCGTTGTCCCCGGCCTGCTCTACGCTTGGATCATGCCGCGGAACTACTACCGATCAGTCGGGAAGGATGGCTTCGCCGTCAAGCCGATCGGCTCAGGCCCCTACGAACTGGTCGAGTTCCGCGCTAACGACATCGCGGTCTTCCGCAAGCGGCCGACCGAGCATCCCTACCGCAAGCCGATCATCACCGACCTGATTATCCGCTCGATCACCGAGCAGACCCAGATGGTGAGCGGCCTGCGCACCGGCGAACTCGATGTCGTTCAGGGCCTGCTCAGCCCCGACATTGTCGAGCAGATCGCCCGCACCGATGCCAAGATCGAATATCGCACGACGAGCAACATCTCAGCGCTCATCTCCCAGCCCGAGATGCGGATGCGCGACACGCCGCTCCAAGACAAGCGCGTCCGCTGGGCGCTGAACTACGCCGTCAACAATGAGGCGATCGCCAACACGCTCTTCAAAGGCTACGCGATCCCTTCGGCTCAGCTCTCCGTGCCGAATAGCCCGGGCTGGAACGACGACCTCAAGCCGGTCTACGACCCGGCAATGGCGCGCCGCTTGCTCGCTGAGGCGGGCTATCCGAACGGCTTCCGCTTGCCGGTCGGCATCGAGTTCACGCCGCAGACGGTCAACCCGAACCTCGCGGCTGCGCTGCAGGCAGACCTGCGCGCTGTCGGCATCGAGGCCGCTGTCACCCCCTACGAACTGGCCGCCTTCCTCGACAAATACTACGGGCGGAACAATCAGGTGAAGGGTGACCTCTTCGTCCAGTCGACCGGCGACACGAACGGGTTCATGACCCACGCGCAGGGGCTCTACAGCTGCAACAACGCGCTCCACTGGTGGTGCAATCCCGAGTTTGACCGCTTGATGCAGCTCGCGAACGCCGAACTCGACGTCGCGAAGCGGGGAGAGCTGATGCGCCGCGCCGTCCGGGTCCTCTACGATGATGTCGCTCACGTCCACCTGATCATCTCGTCGGTCTTCCACATCACCAGCTCGAAGGTGCGCGGCTTCGTCTGGGACAACCCGGCGTTCTTCACCTACGACGACGTCTATAAGGTCGAATGA
- a CDS encoding antibiotic biosynthesis monooxygenase, with product MWILHVKATVQPGGNAHYEAWKFAEGALQRKAPGFIKRTLVRSRTDPRRYFYQSVWESADQARAFLESAEFQALFAQHRPRDVLEGAMERDECDLIFDEAAER from the coding sequence ATGTGGATTCTCCATGTCAAGGCGACCGTGCAGCCGGGCGGCAATGCTCACTATGAAGCGTGGAAGTTTGCCGAAGGCGCGCTCCAGCGCAAAGCGCCCGGCTTCATCAAGCGCACTCTCGTCCGCAGCAGGACAGACCCGCGGCGCTACTTCTACCAGAGCGTCTGGGAGAGTGCCGACCAGGCACGCGCATTCCTCGAGAGCGCCGAGTTCCAAGCGCTCTTTGCGCAGCACCGCCCGCGCGACGTCCTCGAGGGTGCGATGGAGCGCGATGAATGCGACCTGATCTTCGACGAAGCAGCTGAGCGCTGA
- a CDS encoding cyclase family protein has translation MAHARPLSRTMLDDLVTRCSNWGRWGPDDQRGTLNFLRPEQVRRAAALVRDGITVSCALPLATRPGPQNPFPVLHHMLGDGDLENASGATDWFALAPHGSTITHLDALCHIFYQGRMYNGRSASMVTVRGAGAGAIDTVRDGIVGRGVLLDIPRQRGVQWLEPGEAITVEDLERAAAAEGVALEDGDLLLVRTGRHARARAGVAPPPPLPGPLPMLPLAGLEWTTLPWLHERKIALLGGDNYSDCVPSGFEGPQGLPIHTVGIVAMGLHLLDNADLEALAAACAERGRWEFQLIIAPLILEGGTASPVNPLAVF, from the coding sequence ATGGCTCACGCTCGCCCCCTTTCGCGCACCATGCTCGACGACCTCGTCACCCGCTGTTCCAACTGGGGCCGCTGGGGGCCAGACGACCAGCGCGGAACGCTCAACTTCTTGCGCCCAGAGCAGGTTCGCCGCGCCGCCGCCCTCGTTCGCGACGGCATAACTGTCTCGTGCGCCTTGCCGCTCGCCACGAGACCGGGCCCCCAGAACCCGTTTCCTGTTCTTCATCATATGCTCGGCGACGGCGACCTCGAGAACGCCAGCGGCGCGACCGACTGGTTTGCCCTCGCTCCCCACGGGTCGACAATCACGCACCTCGATGCGCTCTGCCACATCTTTTATCAAGGAAGGATGTACAATGGCCGGTCCGCCTCGATGGTCACCGTGCGCGGCGCGGGCGCCGGAGCGATAGACACCGTGCGCGACGGGATTGTCGGTCGCGGCGTGCTGCTCGACATTCCACGCCAGCGCGGCGTCCAGTGGCTGGAGCCGGGCGAGGCGATCACCGTGGAAGACCTCGAGCGTGCCGCGGCGGCGGAAGGCGTCGCGCTCGAGGACGGTGATCTGCTGCTGGTCCGCACGGGCCGCCACGCCCGCGCCCGCGCCGGTGTTGCGCCGCCGCCGCCGCTTCCCGGCCCCCTTCCCATGCTGCCGCTTGCCGGGCTGGAATGGACAACACTGCCCTGGCTGCACGAGCGGAAGATTGCCCTCCTCGGAGGGGACAACTACAGCGACTGCGTGCCATCCGGCTTCGAAGGACCGCAGGGACTGCCGATCCACACGGTCGGCATCGTCGCGATGGGGCTCCACCTGCTCGATAACGCCGACTTGGAGGCACTCGCCGCCGCTTGCGCCGAGCGCGGCCGGTGGGAGTTCCAGCTCATCATCGCGCCGCTCATCCTCGAAGGCGGGACAGCTTCACCCGTGAACCCGCTGGCAGTCTTCTAG